In Psychrobacter sp. P11G3, a single genomic region encodes these proteins:
- a CDS encoding copper resistance system multicopper oxidase — translation MNKTMLNRRRFLTGSSTLLGASMLSTLPSIANSALGKGQQNVAVNSDKSDHIVPILTGNEFDLYVSKKPVTVNGKSSMATLINDSLPAPTLKMREGDTVTIRVHNQMNESTSIHWHGLLVPFEMDGVPGISFDGIPANSTFTYKFKLKQSGTYWYHSHSGFQEQTGMLGAIVIEPKGRERHPIEEDHVIVLSDWTHRDPHNLLKLLKQRADFDNYHLPDFKKLLSDIAATDLEAAYDKRKMWNQMRMMPTDFTDLSGEKTFTYLMNGKTTAANWTQLVKAGQPVKLRFINASAQTIFDVRIPGLKMTVVATDGIDVAPVAIDDFRIGVAETYDVIVTPTQDAHTIFAQNIDRSGYVATTLATKKGARAAIPAMDKIEWLTMADMMGAMGDKGYKAKHAKTEYDFKSDMRVDSPRMNLDDPGINLRNINRDVLNYSQLRSVDEAIFAEQRKPTREIELHLTGNMERYIWALDGVMFKAATPVNIKPNERVRITLVNDTMMNHPMHLHGMWSDLRTPSGDFQVRKHTIVVQPAQKISFDVTGEVGRWAWHCHLLYHMEAGMFREVAVV, via the coding sequence ATGAACAAAACTATGCTTAACCGCAGGCGTTTTTTGACAGGATCTTCTACCTTGTTAGGGGCATCCATGCTGTCCACCCTACCGTCTATTGCCAATAGTGCGCTCGGTAAAGGCCAGCAGAATGTAGCCGTCAACAGTGATAAATCTGACCATATCGTACCTATCCTAACCGGTAATGAGTTTGACCTGTATGTCAGCAAGAAGCCTGTCACTGTCAATGGCAAGTCGAGTATGGCAACCCTCATCAATGACTCATTACCAGCGCCAACGCTAAAGATGCGTGAAGGCGATACAGTAACCATTCGTGTTCATAATCAGATGAATGAGTCAACCTCTATCCATTGGCATGGCTTGCTCGTACCTTTTGAGATGGATGGCGTACCAGGTATCAGTTTCGATGGCATTCCTGCAAATAGCACCTTTACTTATAAATTCAAACTTAAACAATCAGGCACCTATTGGTATCACTCACACAGTGGTTTCCAAGAGCAAACCGGTATGCTTGGTGCTATCGTCATTGAACCCAAAGGCCGTGAGCGTCATCCAATCGAGGAAGACCATGTAATCGTGCTGAGTGATTGGACGCACCGCGATCCGCACAATCTCTTGAAGTTGCTCAAACAGCGCGCTGACTTTGATAACTATCATTTGCCGGATTTCAAAAAACTATTGTCTGATATTGCCGCAACAGATTTAGAAGCTGCTTATGACAAGCGCAAAATGTGGAATCAGATGCGCATGATGCCGACGGATTTTACTGATTTATCTGGCGAAAAGACCTTTACCTATCTGATGAATGGTAAAACCACAGCGGCTAATTGGACACAACTAGTAAAAGCAGGACAGCCCGTTAAATTACGCTTTATCAATGCTTCAGCACAGACGATATTCGATGTGCGTATACCGGGTCTCAAAATGACGGTGGTAGCAACAGATGGTATTGATGTCGCACCTGTTGCGATTGATGATTTCCGCATTGGCGTGGCTGAGACCTATGATGTCATCGTCACGCCTACTCAAGACGCACATACGATATTTGCCCAAAACATCGATCGTTCAGGCTATGTCGCGACCACGCTTGCGACCAAAAAAGGCGCGCGAGCTGCCATACCGGCTATGGACAAGATCGAATGGCTAACCATGGCCGATATGATGGGTGCGATGGGTGATAAAGGCTACAAAGCAAAGCATGCTAAGACCGAGTATGACTTTAAATCTGATATGCGTGTCGACAGTCCACGTATGAACCTCGATGATCCCGGTATTAACCTGCGCAATATCAATCGTGACGTGCTGAATTATAGTCAGCTGCGCTCTGTCGATGAGGCTATATTTGCGGAGCAGCGCAAGCCTACTAGAGAGATCGAGCTACATTTAACGGGTAACATGGAGCGCTATATTTGGGCGTTAGATGGTGTCATGTTTAAGGCTGCAACGCCTGTCAATATTAAGCCTAACGAGCGCGTGCGTATCACCTTAGTTAATGACACGATGATGAACCATCCTATGCATCTGCATGGTATGTGGAGTGACTTGCGCACGCCATCTGGAGACTTTCAAGTACGTAAACATACGATTGTGGTGCAGCCAGCGCAAAAGATTAGTTTCGATGTGACGGGAGAAGTTGGACGATGGGCATGGCACTGTCATCTGCTGTATCACATGGAAGCCGGTATGTTCCGAGAAGTTGCCGTTGTTTAA